A stretch of Streptomyces vietnamensis DNA encodes these proteins:
- a CDS encoding diacylglycerol/lipid kinase family protein has product MMGSTGGTGPGRGRAARLLARLALLAVIGSLVVLLLALGDGGLLVVGAGFLGLILCAAGVWWFVAHRGAVRLLGALLAVAAPVGVLVLFSHEGLWLTALILCLCWGAALACARAALRRSRPPRSMRAVPAAPPERPVLIMNPKSGGGKVARFGLVERAEALGARVILLDPSAPADVAELARGAVAEGADLLGVAGGDGTQALVAEVAAEHDLPFLVISAGTRNHFAMDLGLDRTDPSRCLDALTDGEELRIDLGDVAGRPFVNTVSFGVYADVVQRPEYRDDKAGTALTLMPDLLLGEGVRRLDARVDGTPVSAQQALLVSNNPYVSPDELSGGGRRPSLDDGELGVLGIRVEDAAQAADLAVRGSQSTSLTVLTAHRVEVTADTDEIPVAVDGEALRMPVPVVCTLRPRALRVLVPRDRPGVPAPVPPVRWRQVFDLAFGRGERPTGESH; this is encoded by the coding sequence ATGATGGGCAGTACGGGCGGGACGGGCCCCGGCAGAGGTCGGGCCGCGCGGCTGCTCGCGCGTCTGGCCCTGCTGGCGGTGATCGGTTCGCTGGTCGTCCTCCTGCTCGCGCTGGGGGACGGCGGGCTCCTGGTGGTCGGGGCCGGGTTCCTCGGGCTGATCCTCTGCGCCGCCGGCGTCTGGTGGTTCGTGGCGCACCGCGGCGCGGTGCGCCTCCTCGGGGCGCTCCTCGCGGTCGCCGCACCCGTCGGCGTCCTGGTCCTCTTCTCGCACGAGGGCCTGTGGCTGACGGCGCTGATCCTGTGCCTGTGCTGGGGTGCGGCGCTGGCCTGCGCCCGGGCGGCGCTGCGCAGATCGCGTCCGCCGCGGTCGATGCGGGCGGTCCCGGCGGCCCCGCCGGAGCGACCGGTCCTGATCATGAACCCGAAGTCCGGCGGCGGGAAGGTCGCGCGGTTCGGTCTCGTCGAGCGGGCGGAGGCCCTCGGCGCCCGGGTGATCCTGCTCGACCCGTCGGCCCCGGCCGATGTCGCCGAGCTGGCCCGCGGGGCCGTGGCCGAGGGCGCGGACCTGCTCGGCGTGGCGGGCGGCGACGGCACCCAGGCCCTGGTGGCCGAGGTCGCCGCCGAGCACGACCTGCCGTTCCTGGTGATCTCGGCCGGCACCCGCAACCACTTCGCGATGGACCTGGGCCTCGACCGCACCGACCCCTCCCGCTGCCTCGACGCGCTGACCGACGGCGAGGAGCTCCGGATCGACCTCGGCGACGTCGCCGGGCGGCCCTTCGTCAACACCGTCTCCTTCGGGGTGTACGCCGATGTCGTCCAGCGGCCCGAGTACCGCGACGACAAGGCCGGCACGGCGCTCACCCTCATGCCGGACCTGCTGCTCGGGGAAGGCGTGCGGCGGCTCGACGCGCGGGTCGACGGCACGCCGGTCTCCGCCCAGCAGGCCCTGCTCGTCAGCAACAACCCGTACGTCTCGCCCGACGAGCTCAGCGGCGGCGGCCGCCGGCCCAGCCTCGACGACGGCGAGCTCGGCGTGCTCGGGATCCGGGTGGAGGACGCGGCACAGGCCGCCGACCTGGCCGTACGGGGCTCGCAGTCCACGAGCCTCACCGTCCTGACCGCCCACCGCGTCGAGGTGACCGCCGATACGGACGAGATCCCGGTGGCGGTCGACGGCGAGGCACTGCGCATGCCCGTCCCGGTCGTCTGCACCCTGCGCCCGCGCGCCCTGCGTGTCCTGGTCCCGCGCGACCGCCCGGGCGTCCCCGCCCCCGTGCCGCCGGTGCGGTGGCGGCAGGTCTTCGACCTGGCGTTCGGCCGCGGGGAACGGCCCACGGGGGAGTCGCACTAG
- a CDS encoding TetR/AcrR family transcriptional regulator codes for MASRSTQILEAAARVIARRGVRGLRVEELAAEAGVSTGLIYYHFKDRTGILRHTLEFINDRAERYTTERDPDAEPLGPREELDQVLLLELQDTPEVRENSSAWGELRASAVFDPVLREDLARATLVWVQEVAGLLGQVQPMAPAATLAAAAERLTALLEGLSMRWLSGGLTIDHARTLMQEAVEVELHRLRQP; via the coding sequence ATGGCGTCTCGTAGTACTCAGATCCTGGAAGCGGCCGCCCGGGTGATCGCCCGGCGCGGGGTCCGCGGGCTCCGCGTGGAGGAACTGGCCGCCGAGGCAGGGGTCTCCACCGGCCTGATCTACTACCACTTCAAGGACCGCACCGGAATCCTGCGCCACACGCTGGAGTTCATCAACGACCGCGCCGAGCGGTACACCACCGAGCGGGACCCCGACGCCGAGCCGCTCGGCCCGCGCGAGGAGCTCGACCAGGTCCTCCTCCTGGAACTCCAGGACACGCCGGAGGTACGGGAGAACAGCTCGGCCTGGGGCGAGCTGCGGGCGAGCGCCGTCTTCGACCCCGTCCTGCGGGAGGACCTCGCCCGCGCGACCCTGGTGTGGGTGCAGGAGGTGGCCGGGCTCCTGGGCCAGGTGCAGCCCATGGCGCCCGCGGCCACGCTCGCCGCCGCGGCGGAGCGGCTCACCGCCCTCCTCGAAGGCCTGAGCATGCGCTGGCTGAGCGGCGGCCTCACCATCGACCACGCGCGCACCCTCATGCAGGAGGCCGTCGAGGTGGAGCTGCACCGGCTGCGACAGCCCTGA
- a CDS encoding sensor histidine kinase: MGVRFRSTVAAVLVVAVGVAAGAVALVALMRAELTDDVRQAARARAEQVAAVIESGRGVPSLAVSEPDEEFVQVLDARGDVVAGSPNVKNLPAVADLRGGSEATLTTPLDEDRFLVVAVAAEGPGGQRTVLVGRTVIAVVESTRIVTRLLFVGLPLLMLVVAGATWMAVGRALAPVSAIRSEVEAISAAELHRRVPLPPGRDEIARLAATMNRMLDRLERAQSAQRRFISDASHELRSPVASIRQHAEVALAHPDRLPGERLARTVLAEDLRMQRLVDDLLLLARADEDALRPRLRPVDLDDLVLDEARRLRGAAPGLRIGTAGVSAARRNADPRDLGRVVRNLGENAARYARSEVAFDLTEQPDGRVVLGVEDDGPGVPPADRERVFERFVRLDEARSRSAADRSGAGDAGDAAGSGLGLAIVAELVAAHGGTATVTDGRLGGARFEVVLPADPVARRS; encoded by the coding sequence ATGGGCGTACGGTTCCGGTCGACCGTGGCGGCCGTCCTCGTCGTGGCGGTGGGCGTGGCCGCGGGGGCGGTGGCCCTGGTCGCGCTCATGCGGGCCGAGCTGACCGACGACGTACGGCAGGCCGCGCGGGCCCGGGCCGAGCAGGTGGCGGCCGTCATCGAGTCGGGGCGCGGGGTGCCCTCGCTGGCCGTGAGCGAGCCGGACGAGGAGTTCGTCCAGGTCCTGGACGCCCGGGGGGACGTGGTCGCGGGCAGCCCGAACGTCAAGAACCTGCCCGCCGTGGCCGATCTGCGAGGGGGCTCCGAGGCCACCCTCACCACCCCCCTCGACGAGGACCGGTTCCTGGTGGTGGCGGTGGCCGCCGAAGGGCCGGGCGGGCAGCGGACTGTACTGGTGGGGCGGACGGTGATCGCGGTCGTCGAGTCGACCCGGATCGTCACCCGGCTGCTGTTCGTGGGGCTGCCGCTGCTGATGCTCGTGGTGGCCGGCGCGACCTGGATGGCGGTCGGGCGGGCGCTGGCGCCCGTGTCGGCCATCAGGTCGGAGGTGGAGGCGATCTCGGCGGCGGAGCTGCACCGCAGGGTGCCGCTTCCGCCGGGCCGCGACGAGATCGCACGGCTCGCCGCCACGATGAACCGCATGCTGGACCGGCTCGAACGGGCGCAGAGCGCCCAGCGCCGGTTCATCTCCGACGCCTCGCACGAGCTGCGTTCCCCGGTGGCGTCCATCCGCCAGCACGCCGAGGTCGCCCTCGCCCACCCCGACCGGCTGCCGGGCGAACGCCTGGCCAGGACGGTCCTCGCCGAAGACCTGCGGATGCAGCGGCTGGTCGACGACCTGCTGCTGCTCGCCCGCGCCGACGAGGACGCGCTGCGCCCCCGGCTGCGACCGGTGGACCTCGACGACCTGGTCCTGGACGAGGCGCGCCGGCTGCGGGGGGCGGCGCCCGGGCTGCGGATCGGTACGGCCGGGGTGTCGGCGGCACGGCGGAACGCGGACCCGCGGGACCTGGGCAGGGTGGTGCGCAACCTGGGCGAGAACGCGGCCCGGTACGCGCGCTCCGAGGTCGCCTTCGACCTCACCGAGCAGCCGGACGGCCGGGTGGTCCTGGGCGTGGAGGACGACGGGCCCGGCGTGCCGCCGGCCGACCGCGAGCGGGTCTTCGAACGGTTCGTGCGCCTCGACGAGGCGAGGTCCCGCTCGGCGGCCGACAGGAGCGGCGCGGGCGATGCGGGCGACGCCGCCGGCAGTGGTCTCGGGCTCGCCATCGTCGCCGAACTGGTCGCGGCGCACGGCGGTACGGCGACGGTGACCGACGGTCGCCTCGGCGGCGCCCGCTTCGAGGTGGTGCTCCCGGCGGACCCGGTGGCCCGCCGGTCCTGA
- a CDS encoding response regulator transcription factor: protein MRVLIVDDEERFAEGLRNGLEAEGFAVDVALDGTDGLWRAREHAYDAIVLDIMLPGLNGYRVCAALRAEGNWTPILMLTAKEGEWDEVEGLDTGADDYLTKPFSYAVLLARLRALLRREPRERPAALTAGDLRLDPAAKEVSRGGVRVGLTARELALLEFLLRRRGETVSKREILAHVWDDAFEGDPNIVEVYVRHLRNKLDRPFGRASIETVRGCGYRLAPDGG, encoded by the coding sequence ATGCGGGTTCTGATCGTGGACGACGAGGAGCGCTTCGCCGAGGGGCTCCGCAACGGCCTGGAGGCGGAGGGCTTCGCCGTCGACGTCGCCCTGGACGGCACGGACGGCCTGTGGCGGGCGCGCGAGCACGCGTACGACGCGATCGTCCTCGACATCATGCTCCCCGGCCTGAACGGCTACCGGGTCTGCGCCGCCCTGCGCGCCGAGGGGAACTGGACCCCGATCCTCATGCTCACCGCCAAGGAGGGCGAGTGGGACGAGGTCGAGGGACTCGACACCGGCGCCGACGACTACCTGACGAAGCCCTTCTCGTACGCCGTGCTGCTGGCCCGGCTGCGTGCGCTGCTGCGCCGCGAACCGCGCGAGCGGCCCGCCGCCCTCACCGCCGGCGACCTGCGGCTCGACCCGGCCGCCAAGGAGGTGTCACGGGGCGGGGTACGGGTCGGTCTCACCGCCCGTGAGCTGGCCCTCCTGGAGTTCCTGCTGCGCCGCCGCGGCGAGACCGTGTCCAAGCGCGAGATCCTCGCGCACGTCTGGGACGACGCCTTCGAGGGCGACCCGAACATCGTCGAGGTCTACGTCCGGCACCTCCGGAACAAGCTGGACCGGCCCTTCGGCCGCGCGTCCATCGAGACCGTACGGGGCTGCGGCTACCGCCTGGCCCCCGACGGGGGGTAG
- a CDS encoding sigma-70 family RNA polymerase sigma factor, producing the protein MGAQHGTELVRAAQSGDPWARDRLVALHLPLVYNIVGRAMNGHHDVDDVVQETMLRALAGLGDLRSPDSFRSWLVAITMNGVRSHWHRQQQAGHPAGDLDDARGIPQPGADFVELAVVRLNLSGQRRETAEATRWMEPEDRELLSLWWLECAGELSRHEVAAALQLSPQHTAVRVQRMKERLEAARVVVRALSQNPPCPTLRYETGAWDGRPSALWRKRMARHARACAHCAGLWSGLVPAEGLLAGLLLVPPAALLLAGVRERAGYETTAATTGLASPRHGSGGASGTGAGPGAGAESGAGAEFGTGAGAESGAGTGIGTGTAVGAGPGGGAAGRGARSTRAVRRRRRQRRGRRRAVLAAGIAVVAVTGGAFTLVTGSDEGTEGRGTTLASTADAGLPTPHGSTAPPVTASSSAAPSPSASKTPRATPKPSRPTPAASRTSPPAPPRPTRAPHTTAPAPAPTASRTTSGSGSGSASNSGSDSGSGSAAQQVIGLVNEERAKAGCGPLTEQPLLTKAAQGHSDDMAARDFFDHTNPDGDGPGERITAAGYAWSSYGENIAKGQTTPAQVMDAWMNSPGHRANILNCGFKEIGIGLHTSGGPYWTQAFGSR; encoded by the coding sequence ATGGGCGCACAGCACGGTACGGAACTGGTCAGGGCTGCACAGAGCGGAGACCCGTGGGCGCGGGACCGGCTCGTCGCGCTCCACCTGCCCCTCGTCTACAACATCGTGGGCCGGGCGATGAACGGTCACCACGACGTCGACGACGTCGTGCAGGAGACGATGCTGCGGGCGCTCGCCGGGCTCGGCGACCTGCGCTCCCCGGACAGCTTCAGGTCCTGGCTGGTGGCCATCACCATGAACGGCGTCCGCAGCCACTGGCACCGGCAGCAGCAGGCCGGCCACCCCGCGGGCGACCTCGACGACGCCCGCGGGATCCCCCAGCCGGGGGCCGATTTCGTGGAGCTGGCCGTGGTCCGGCTGAACCTTTCCGGCCAGCGGCGCGAGACCGCCGAGGCGACCCGCTGGATGGAGCCGGAGGACCGGGAGCTGTTGTCCCTGTGGTGGCTGGAATGCGCCGGGGAGCTGAGCCGCCACGAGGTGGCCGCCGCCCTGCAGCTGTCCCCGCAGCACACCGCGGTGCGGGTCCAGCGGATGAAGGAACGCCTCGAGGCCGCGCGGGTCGTCGTACGGGCCCTGTCGCAGAACCCGCCCTGCCCCACCCTGCGGTACGAGACCGGCGCCTGGGACGGCCGGCCGTCCGCCCTCTGGCGCAAGCGCATGGCCCGGCACGCGCGCGCGTGCGCGCACTGCGCCGGCCTGTGGAGCGGGCTCGTACCGGCGGAGGGGCTGCTCGCCGGGCTGCTCCTGGTGCCCCCGGCCGCACTGCTCCTCGCGGGCGTCCGCGAGCGGGCCGGGTACGAGACCACCGCCGCGACCACCGGGCTCGCCTCGCCGCGGCACGGTTCCGGAGGCGCGTCCGGAACCGGTGCCGGGCCGGGGGCCGGAGCCGAGTCCGGGGCCGGGGCCGAGTTCGGGACCGGAGCCGGAGCCGAGTCCGGGGCCGGGACCGGGATCGGCACCGGCACCGCAGTCGGCGCCGGGCCCGGTGGAGGGGCCGCGGGCCGCGGCGCCCGGAGCACCCGCGCCGTCCGCCGACGGCGCCGGCAGCGGCGTGGCCGCAGGCGCGCCGTCCTCGCGGCGGGCATAGCCGTGGTGGCGGTCACCGGCGGTGCCTTCACCCTGGTCACCGGCTCCGACGAGGGTACGGAGGGCAGGGGCACGACCCTCGCTTCGACCGCCGACGCCGGCCTGCCCACCCCGCACGGGTCGACCGCGCCCCCGGTGACCGCCTCCTCCTCGGCCGCCCCTTCCCCCTCGGCGTCGAAGACCCCCCGCGCGACTCCCAAGCCCTCGCGCCCCACGCCCGCCGCCTCCCGCACCTCGCCGCCGGCACCGCCCCGGCCGACGCGTGCGCCGCACACGACCGCGCCCGCGCCCGCCCCCACCGCCTCACGGACGACATCCGGATCCGGATCCGGTTCCGCTTCCAATTCCGGTTCCGATTCCGGTTCCGGTTCCGCCGCCCAGCAGGTGATCGGTCTCGTCAACGAGGAACGGGCCAAGGCGGGCTGCGGGCCGCTGACCGAGCAGCCCCTGCTGACCAAGGCCGCCCAGGGGCATTCCGACGACATGGCCGCGCGGGACTTCTTCGACCACACCAACCCCGACGGCGACGGCCCCGGCGAGCGCATCACGGCCGCCGGATACGCCTGGTCGTCGTACGGCGAGAACATCGCGAAGGGCCAGACCACCCCGGCGCAGGTGATGGACGCGTGGATGAACAGCCCCGGCCACCGGGCGAACATCCTGAACTGCGGTTTCAAGGAGATCGGCATCGGTCTCCACACCTCCGGCGGCCCCTACTGGACGCAGGCCTTCGGCAGCCGCTGA
- a CDS encoding APC family permease, whose protein sequence is MATTHDARSGRLRAWMLEGLSDMGKGKPSRPKEPAPDAGHQGQRWWRVMCLTGVDYFSTLGYQPGIAALAAGLLSPVATIVLVIVTLAGALPVYRRVAEESPRGEGSIAMLSRLLSFWQGKLFVLTLLGFAATDFLITITLSAADASTHLVENPHLESALHDKQMLITLALVALLGAVFLKGFLEAIGVAVFLVGVYLALNAVVVVNGLWHVITEGHVVTDWTTALTAEHGNVFAMVGVALLVFPKLALGLSGFETGVAVMPHVQGDPGDTEEKPTGRIRDTKKLLTTAALIMSVFLICTSFITTVLIPAKEFESGGNANGRALAYLAHEYLGNTFGTVYDVSTIAILWFAGASAMAGLLNLMPRYLPKYGMAPHWARAVRPMVIVFTLVAFLVTWIFDADVDAQGGAYATGVLVLISSAAIAVTIAARKAGQKGWTIGFGVISAVFLYTTVVNVIERPDGVKIGACFIAGIILISLLSRLGRAFELRVTHIDLDEMAERFIQDISRRTPRFIANEPDNRDVAEYRDKIEQIRADNDLPTTEDFVFLEVTVTDPSEFEAGLTVKGEVLHDRFRVLTVESSSVPNALAALLLHSRDLTGVRPHIYFEWTEGNPFANFFRFFLLGRGEVAPTTREILREAEPDRELRPRVHVG, encoded by the coding sequence ATGGCCACCACTCATGACGCCCGCTCCGGACGATTGCGCGCGTGGATGCTGGAGGGCCTCTCCGACATGGGGAAGGGCAAGCCCTCCCGGCCCAAGGAACCGGCCCCGGACGCCGGGCACCAGGGACAGCGCTGGTGGCGGGTGATGTGCCTGACCGGTGTCGACTACTTCTCCACCCTCGGCTACCAGCCCGGCATCGCCGCCCTGGCCGCCGGGCTCCTCTCCCCCGTCGCCACGATCGTGCTCGTGATCGTCACCCTGGCGGGCGCGCTGCCGGTCTACCGGCGGGTGGCGGAGGAGAGCCCGCGCGGCGAGGGCTCGATCGCGATGCTGTCGCGGCTGCTCTCCTTCTGGCAGGGCAAGCTCTTCGTCCTCACCCTGCTCGGCTTCGCCGCCACCGACTTCCTGATCACGATCACCCTGTCGGCGGCCGACGCCTCCACCCACCTCGTCGAGAACCCGCATCTGGAATCGGCGCTGCACGACAAGCAGATGCTCATCACGCTCGCGCTGGTCGCCCTGCTCGGCGCGGTGTTCCTCAAGGGCTTCCTGGAGGCCATCGGCGTCGCCGTCTTCCTCGTCGGCGTCTACCTCGCCCTGAACGCCGTGGTCGTGGTCAACGGCCTGTGGCACGTGATCACCGAAGGCCACGTCGTCACCGACTGGACCACCGCCCTGACCGCCGAGCACGGCAACGTCTTCGCCATGGTCGGCGTCGCCCTGCTCGTCTTCCCCAAGCTCGCGCTCGGCCTGTCCGGCTTCGAGACCGGCGTCGCCGTCATGCCCCACGTCCAGGGCGACCCGGGCGACACCGAGGAGAAGCCCACCGGCCGCATCCGCGACACGAAGAAGCTCCTCACCACCGCCGCGCTGATCATGAGCGTCTTCCTGATCTGCACGAGCTTCATCACCACCGTCCTCATCCCCGCGAAGGAGTTCGAGTCCGGCGGCAACGCCAACGGCCGCGCGCTCGCCTACCTCGCCCACGAGTACCTGGGCAACACCTTCGGCACGGTCTACGACGTCTCCACCATCGCGATCCTCTGGTTCGCGGGCGCCTCGGCCATGGCGGGTCTGCTCAACCTGATGCCCCGCTACCTGCCCAAGTACGGCATGGCCCCGCACTGGGCCCGCGCCGTGCGCCCGATGGTCATCGTCTTCACCCTGGTCGCCTTCCTCGTCACCTGGATCTTCGACGCCGACGTCGACGCCCAGGGCGGCGCGTACGCCACCGGTGTCCTCGTCCTGATCTCCTCGGCGGCCATCGCGGTGACCATCGCCGCGCGCAAGGCCGGGCAGAAGGGCTGGACCATCGGCTTCGGCGTCATCTCCGCCGTCTTCCTCTACACGACCGTCGTCAACGTCATCGAGCGTCCCGACGGCGTGAAGATCGGTGCCTGCTTCATCGCCGGCATCATCCTCATCTCGCTCCTGTCCCGGCTCGGGCGCGCCTTCGAGCTCCGGGTCACCCACATCGACCTCGACGAGATGGCCGAGCGCTTCATCCAGGACATCTCCCGCCGCACCCCCCGCTTCATCGCCAACGAGCCGGACAACCGGGACGTCGCCGAGTACCGCGACAAGATCGAGCAGATCCGCGCCGACAACGATCTGCCGACCACCGAGGACTTCGTCTTCCTCGAGGTGACGGTCACCGACCCCTCCGAGTTCGAGGCCGGTCTGACGGTGAAGGGCGAGGTCCTCCACGACCGTTTCCGGGTCCTGACCGTGGAGAGCTCCTCCGTACCCAACGCCCTCGCGGCCCTGCTGCTGCACTCCCGCGATCTCACCGGCGTCCGCCCGCACATCTACTTCGAGTGGACCGAGGGCAACCCCTTCGCCAACTTCTTCCGCTTCTTCCTCCTGGGCCGGGGCGAGGTCGCCCCCACCACCCGCGAGATCCTGCGCGAGGCGGAACCCGACCGCGAGCTCCGGCCGCGCGTCCACGTCGGCTGA
- a CDS encoding class I SAM-dependent methyltransferase, which yields MSVQQYDEIGEAFEGFKSLPLTQYGEVPSFLGMVGDVRGKSVLDLASGTGFYSREFKRRGASEVLGIDISGEMVAAARAFEESDPLGVRYEVGDVSELRTLEQRFDIALGVQLLNYAPDIAAMERMCRNVHRSLKPGAEFFVLAQKPDYRFDGPSLAKYGFLCEATGEEIETGPRVRITALLDPPISFVGACPRREVYEDSLRAAGFGDLTWVPLEVSEAGVREFGADFWADCLANPPFELLRCRA from the coding sequence ATGAGCGTGCAGCAGTACGACGAGATCGGTGAGGCGTTCGAGGGCTTCAAGTCCCTTCCGCTGACGCAGTACGGGGAGGTGCCCAGCTTCCTGGGCATGGTCGGCGACGTACGGGGGAAGTCGGTCCTCGACCTCGCCTCCGGCACCGGTTTCTACAGCAGGGAGTTCAAGCGGCGCGGCGCCTCCGAGGTGCTCGGCATCGACATCTCCGGCGAGATGGTCGCCGCGGCGCGGGCGTTCGAGGAGAGCGATCCGCTGGGCGTGCGCTACGAGGTGGGGGACGTGTCCGAACTGCGTACCCTCGAACAGCGCTTCGACATCGCGCTCGGGGTCCAGCTGCTCAACTACGCGCCGGACATCGCCGCCATGGAGCGCATGTGTCGCAACGTGCACCGGAGCCTGAAGCCCGGTGCCGAGTTCTTCGTGCTCGCGCAGAAGCCCGACTACCGCTTCGACGGGCCGTCGCTCGCCAAGTACGGCTTCCTCTGCGAGGCGACCGGCGAGGAGATCGAGACCGGACCGCGCGTCAGGATCACGGCGCTGCTCGACCCGCCGATCTCGTTCGTCGGCGCCTGCCCGCGCCGCGAGGTCTACGAGGACTCCCTGCGCGCGGCCGGCTTCGGCGACCTGACCTGGGTCCCGCTGGAGGTGTCCGAGGCCGGCGTCCGCGAGTTCGGCGCGGACTTCTGGGCGGACTGCCTCGCCAACCCGCCCTTCGAGCTGCTGCGCTGCCGCGCCTGA
- a CDS encoding serine/threonine-protein kinase codes for MSSTHPPALDDPREIGGYRIQARLGAGGMGVVYLAHTPGGRPIALKAVREDFAADPEFRRRFAQEVAAASRIHGLFTAQVVDHGADDPVPWLATAYVPGPSLQQVVERHGPLPVRTVLLLVAGIAEALQAIHRAGVVHRDLKPANVLIAEDGPRVIDFGIARAADATGLTGTGLAIGTAAYMAPEQALGLAVTPATDVFALGALAAYVAGGALPFGAGPESAALYRVVHEPADLSRVPVELHPLLERCLAKRPEERPAPAELIAAAHAHPAVGPAPEFTEGWLPGAVRRELPASLGTPTPPPSIHDRPTYAAAAVPVPTQRVPEPRPGDDRSVGGPPVRRGRRRRGRTALIAGVAAVTVLAAGGVVYYLDGTGTASGSSYTPGYADVELTAPDDTYEFDLGTGKVVPAETADWYLAREKGAFVLPEEADAFVASGYVLSPRDCERGIETEPVTSLPLDDLADERPFCVRSPDGRRLVIARLVEGAPGGGPVTVALSQYRKDG; via the coding sequence ATGTCCTCCACGCACCCTCCCGCGCTCGACGACCCCCGAGAGATCGGCGGCTACCGGATCCAGGCCCGGCTCGGCGCCGGCGGCATGGGCGTCGTCTACCTCGCCCACACCCCGGGCGGGCGGCCCATCGCGCTCAAGGCGGTGCGCGAGGACTTCGCCGCCGACCCCGAGTTCCGGCGGCGCTTCGCCCAGGAGGTCGCCGCCGCGAGCCGCATCCACGGTCTCTTCACCGCACAGGTGGTGGACCACGGGGCCGACGACCCCGTCCCCTGGCTCGCCACCGCCTACGTCCCGGGCCCCTCGCTCCAGCAGGTGGTCGAGCGCCACGGCCCGCTTCCCGTCCGTACGGTGCTGCTGCTCGTCGCCGGGATCGCGGAGGCCCTCCAGGCCATCCACCGCGCGGGCGTCGTCCACCGCGACCTCAAGCCGGCGAACGTCCTGATCGCCGAGGACGGCCCGCGCGTCATCGACTTCGGCATCGCGCGGGCGGCCGACGCCACCGGGCTCACCGGCACCGGCCTGGCCATCGGCACCGCCGCCTACATGGCACCCGAGCAGGCCCTCGGCCTCGCGGTGACGCCCGCGACCGACGTCTTCGCGCTCGGCGCGCTCGCCGCCTACGTGGCCGGGGGAGCGCTGCCGTTCGGCGCCGGGCCCGAGTCGGCCGCGCTGTACCGCGTGGTCCACGAGCCGGCCGACCTCTCCCGCGTCCCCGTCGAGCTGCACCCCCTCCTGGAACGCTGCCTCGCCAAGCGGCCCGAGGAGCGCCCCGCCCCGGCCGAACTGATCGCCGCCGCCCACGCCCACCCGGCCGTCGGCCCCGCCCCGGAGTTCACCGAGGGCTGGCTGCCGGGCGCGGTGCGACGGGAACTTCCGGCCTCCCTCGGTACGCCGACGCCGCCGCCGTCGATCCACGACCGGCCCACCTACGCCGCCGCGGCCGTTCCCGTGCCCACGCAGCGAGTGCCGGAGCCCCGCCCCGGGGACGACCGCTCCGTCGGCGGACCCCCGGTGCGCCGTGGGCGTCGCCGACGCGGGCGTACGGCCCTGATCGCGGGCGTCGCGGCCGTCACCGTGCTCGCGGCGGGCGGGGTCGTGTACTACCTCGACGGAACCGGGACGGCGTCGGGCTCCTCGTACACGCCGGGATACGCCGACGTCGAGCTGACCGCCCCCGACGACACGTACGAGTTCGACCTCGGCACCGGGAAGGTGGTCCCCGCCGAGACCGCCGACTGGTACCTGGCCCGCGAGAAGGGCGCGTTCGTGCTGCCCGAGGAGGCGGACGCCTTCGTCGCCTCCGGATACGTGCTGAGCCCCCGGGACTGCGAGCGGGGCATCGAGACGGAACCCGTCACGAGCCTGCCCCTCGACGACCTCGCCGACGAGCGGCCCTTCTGCGTCCGCAGCCCCGACGGCCGGAGGCTCGTCATCGCGCGGCTCGTCGAAGGGGCGCCGGGCGGGGGCCCGGTCACGGTGGCCCTGAGCCAGTACCGGAAGGACGGCTGA
- a CDS encoding histidine phosphatase family protein — translation MGDLLLIRHGETEWSAAGRHTGRTDLPLTPEGEAQARTLAPFFAGRTFSFVLTSPLRRARRTAELAGLRGAETDEDLCEWDYGRYEGLTTARIHETRPDWSLWRDGVPPHPDGRPGESAEDVGRRADRVLARVAPLLSGAGSGEDGVLVAHAHLLRVLTARYLGLPASEGRLFLLTTATVGRLSTEHGLPVVAGWNQRPLPHA, via the coding sequence ATGGGTGACCTCCTCCTGATCCGCCACGGTGAGACGGAGTGGAGCGCCGCCGGGCGGCACACCGGTCGTACCGATCTGCCGCTCACGCCGGAGGGCGAGGCACAGGCGCGGACGCTCGCGCCGTTCTTCGCGGGCCGCACGTTCTCCTTCGTGCTCACCAGTCCGTTGCGGCGGGCCCGGCGCACGGCCGAGCTGGCCGGTCTGCGGGGCGCCGAGACGGACGAGGACCTGTGCGAGTGGGACTACGGCAGGTACGAGGGGCTCACCACGGCCCGCATCCACGAGACCCGGCCGGACTGGTCGCTGTGGCGCGACGGCGTGCCTCCGCACCCCGACGGGCGGCCGGGTGAGTCCGCCGAGGACGTGGGGCGGCGGGCCGACCGGGTCCTGGCCCGCGTCGCGCCCCTCCTCTCGGGCGCCGGCTCCGGGGAGGACGGGGTGCTGGTCGCGCACGCGCATCTGCTGCGGGTCCTCACCGCCCGGTACCTGGGCCTGCCGGCGTCCGAGGGGCGGTTGTTCCTGCTGACGACGGCGACGGTCGGAAGGCTGTCGACGGAGCACGGGCTGCCGGTGGTCGCGGGCTGGAACCAGCGGCCCCTCCCCCACGCGTGA